In one Pseudomonas sp. R84 genomic region, the following are encoded:
- the atpA gene encoding F0F1 ATP synthase subunit alpha, which produces MQQLNPSEISEIIKGRIDKLDVTSQARNEGTVVSVSDGIVRIHGLADVMYGEMIEFPGGVYGMALNLEQDSVGAVVLGAYQSLAEGMSAKCTGRILEVPVGKELLGRVVDALGNPVDGKGPLGNTETDAVEKVAPGVIWRKSVDQPVQTGYKAVDAMIPVGRGQRELIIGDRQIGKTALAIDAIINQKDSGIFCVYVAIGQKQSTIANVVRKLEENGALANTIIVAASASESPALQFLAPYSGCTMGEFFRDRGEDALIVYDDLSKQAVAYRQISLLLRRPPGREAYPGDVFYLHSRLLERASRVSEEYVEKFTNGAVTGKTGSLTALPIIETQAGDVSAFVPTNVISITDGQIFLESAMFNSGIRPAVNAGVSVSRVGGAAQTKIIKKLSGGIRTALAQYRELAAFAQFASDLDEATRKQLEHGQRVTELMKQKQYAPMSIADMALSLYAAERGFLTDIEIAKIGSFEQALIAFFNRDHADLMAKINVKGDFNDEIDAGMKAGIEKFKATQTW; this is translated from the coding sequence ATGCAGCAACTCAATCCTTCCGAAATAAGTGAAATTATCAAGGGCCGCATCGACAAGCTCGATGTGACCTCCCAAGCCCGTAACGAAGGCACTGTCGTCAGCGTATCTGACGGCATCGTGCGGATTCACGGTCTGGCCGACGTAATGTACGGCGAGATGATCGAGTTTCCGGGCGGCGTCTACGGTATGGCCCTCAACCTGGAGCAAGACTCCGTAGGTGCCGTTGTACTGGGCGCTTACCAGTCTCTGGCTGAAGGCATGAGCGCCAAGTGCACCGGCCGCATCCTCGAAGTTCCGGTTGGTAAGGAACTGCTGGGTCGCGTAGTCGACGCACTGGGCAACCCTGTTGACGGCAAAGGTCCACTGGGCAACACCGAGACCGACGCGGTCGAGAAAGTTGCTCCGGGCGTGATCTGGCGTAAGTCGGTAGACCAGCCTGTACAGACTGGCTACAAGGCTGTCGATGCCATGATCCCTGTCGGCCGTGGCCAGCGTGAGCTGATCATCGGTGACCGTCAGATCGGTAAAACCGCTCTGGCGATCGACGCGATCATCAACCAGAAAGACAGCGGCATTTTCTGCGTCTACGTAGCTATTGGTCAGAAACAATCGACCATCGCCAACGTGGTTCGCAAGCTGGAAGAAAACGGCGCCCTGGCCAACACGATCATCGTGGCTGCCAGTGCTTCGGAATCTCCTGCGCTGCAATTCCTGGCACCGTACTCCGGTTGCACCATGGGTGAATTCTTCCGCGACCGCGGTGAAGACGCGCTGATCGTTTATGACGATCTGTCCAAGCAAGCAGTGGCTTACCGCCAGATTTCCCTGCTGCTGCGCCGTCCACCAGGCCGTGAAGCTTACCCAGGCGACGTGTTCTATCTCCACTCCCGTCTGCTGGAGCGCGCATCCCGCGTTTCGGAAGAATACGTAGAGAAGTTCACCAACGGCGCAGTGACCGGCAAAACCGGTTCCCTGACCGCATTGCCGATCATCGAAACCCAGGCTGGCGACGTTTCCGCGTTCGTTCCGACCAACGTGATTTCCATCACCGACGGTCAGATCTTCCTGGAATCGGCCATGTTCAACTCGGGCATCCGCCCTGCAGTGAACGCCGGTGTTTCGGTATCCCGTGTGGGTGGTGCCGCTCAGACCAAGATCATCAAGAAGCTGTCCGGTGGTATCCGTACCGCTCTGGCTCAGTACCGTGAACTGGCGGCATTCGCCCAGTTCGCTTCTGACCTGGACGAAGCGACCCGTAAGCAACTTGAGCATGGTCAGCGCGTTACCGAGCTGATGAAGCAGAAGCAATACGCACCAATGTCGATCGCTGACATGGCGCTGTCGCTGTATGCCGCTGAGCGTGGGTTCCTGACTGACATTGAAATCGCCAAGATCGGCAGCTTCGAACAAGCGCTGATTGCTTTCTTCAACCGCGATCACGCCGATTTGATGGCCAAGATCAACGTTAAAGGTGACTTCAATGACGAAATCGACGCTGGCATGAAAGCCGGTATCGAGAAGTTCAAGGCCACCCAAACCTGGTAA
- the atpD gene encoding F0F1 ATP synthase subunit beta, giving the protein MSSGRIVQIIGAVIDVEFPRDSVPSIYNALKVKSDAGTTLEVQQQLGDGVVRTIAMGSTEGLKRGLEVTDSGAAISVPVGKATLGRIMDVLGNPIDEAGPIDTEERWGIHRPAPSFAEQAGGNDLLETGIKVIDLVCPFAKGGKVGLFGGAGVGKTVNMMELIRNIAIEHSGYSVFAGVGERTREGNDFYHEMKDSNVLDKVALVYGQMNEPPGNRLRVALTGLTMAEKFRDEGNDVLLFVDNIYRYTLAGTEVSALLGRMPSAVGYQPTLAEEMGVLQERITSTKEGSITSIQAVYVPADDLTDPSPATTFAHLDATVVLSRDIASLGIYPAVDPLDSTSRQLDPNVIGQDHYDTARGVQYVLQRYKELKDIIAILGMDELSEADKQLVNRARKIQRFLSQPFFVAEVFTGASGKYVSLKDTIAGFKGILNGDYDHLPEQAFYMVGGIEEAIEKAKKL; this is encoded by the coding sequence ATGAGTAGCGGACGTATCGTTCAAATCATCGGCGCCGTTATCGACGTGGAATTTCCACGCGACAGCGTACCGAGCATCTACAACGCTTTGAAAGTCAAAAGCGATGCCGGCACCACTCTGGAAGTTCAGCAGCAGCTGGGCGACGGCGTGGTTCGTACCATTGCGATGGGTTCCACCGAGGGCTTGAAGCGCGGTCTGGAAGTTACCGACTCTGGCGCAGCCATCTCCGTACCGGTCGGTAAAGCGACCCTGGGCCGGATCATGGACGTCCTCGGTAACCCGATCGACGAAGCTGGCCCGATCGACACCGAAGAGCGTTGGGGCATTCACCGTCCAGCGCCTTCGTTCGCTGAACAGGCAGGCGGCAACGACCTGCTGGAAACCGGCATCAAGGTTATCGACCTGGTTTGCCCGTTTGCCAAAGGCGGTAAAGTCGGTCTGTTCGGTGGTGCCGGTGTAGGCAAAACCGTAAACATGATGGAACTGATCCGTAACATCGCCATCGAGCACAGCGGTTATTCCGTGTTCGCCGGTGTGGGTGAGCGTACTCGTGAGGGTAACGACTTCTACCACGAGATGAAGGACTCCAACGTTCTGGACAAAGTGGCACTGGTTTACGGTCAGATGAACGAGCCGCCGGGTAACCGTCTGCGCGTAGCACTGACCGGCCTGACCATGGCCGAGAAGTTCCGTGACGAAGGTAACGACGTTCTGCTGTTCGTCGACAACATCTATCGTTACACCCTGGCCGGTACTGAAGTATCCGCACTGCTGGGCCGTATGCCTTCGGCAGTAGGTTACCAGCCGACTCTGGCTGAAGAGATGGGCGTTCTGCAAGAACGTATCACTTCGACCAAAGAAGGTTCGATCACTTCGATCCAAGCGGTATACGTACCTGCGGATGACTTGACTGACCCGTCGCCAGCGACCACCTTCGCCCACTTGGACGCCACCGTCGTTCTGTCCCGTGACATCGCCTCCCTGGGTATCTACCCAGCGGTAGATCCACTGGATTCGACTTCGCGTCAGCTGGATCCGAACGTAATCGGTCAGGACCACTACGACACCGCTCGCGGCGTTCAGTACGTTCTGCAACGTTACAAAGAGCTGAAGGACATCATCGCGATCCTGGGTATGGACGAGCTGTCGGAAGCCGACAAGCAGTTGGTAAACCGTGCTCGTAAGATCCAGCGCTTCTTGTCGCAGCCGTTCTTCGTGGCTGAAGTCTTCACCGGTGCTTCGGGTAAATACGTTTCCCTGAAAGACACCATTGCTGGCTTCAAAGGCATCCTCAACGGTGACTACGACCACCTGCCAGAACAAGCGTTCTACATGGTTGGCGGCATCGAAGAAGCGATCGAGAAAGCCAAGAAACTGTAA
- a CDS encoding F0F1 ATP synthase subunit epsilon, giving the protein MAMTVHCDIVSAEGEIFSGLVEMVIAHGALGDLGIALGHAPLITNLKPGPIRLIKQGGEPEVFYISGGFLEVQPNMVKVLADTVQRAADLDEAQAQAALKAAEHALHEKGADFDYSAASARLAEAAAQLRTVQQIRKKFGG; this is encoded by the coding sequence ATGGCTATGACAGTCCATTGCGATATCGTCAGCGCGGAAGGGGAAATCTTTTCCGGCCTGGTCGAGATGGTGATTGCGCACGGTGCACTGGGTGATCTTGGTATCGCTCTGGGTCACGCGCCGCTGATCACTAATCTGAAGCCAGGTCCGATCCGCCTGATCAAGCAAGGCGGGGAACCCGAGGTGTTCTACATCTCCGGTGGTTTCCTCGAGGTTCAGCCGAACATGGTCAAAGTGCTTGCCGATACCGTGCAACGTGCCGCCGACCTGGATGAAGCTCAGGCTCAAGCAGCTCTCAAGGCTGCCGAGCATGCTCTGCATGAAAAAGGCGCTGATTTCGACTACAGCGCTGCGTCAGCACGGCTGGCCGAGGCTGCAGCTCAGCTGCGCACCGTCCAGCAGATCCGCAAGAAGTTTGGCGGTTAA
- the atpB gene encoding F0F1 ATP synthase subunit A, with protein sequence MAETTASGYIQHHLQNLTFGQLPNGGWGFAHTAAEAKEMGFWAFHVDTLGWSVALGLIFVLLFRMAAKKATSGQPGALQNFVEVLVEFVDGSVKDSFHGRSPVIAPLALTIFVWVFLMNAVDLVPVDWIPQLAILISGDHHIPFRAVSTTDPNATLGMAFSVFALIIFYSIKVKGFGGFIGELTLHPFGSKNIFVQALLIPVNFLLEFVTLIAKPISLALRLFGNMYAGELVFILIAVMFGSGLLWLSGLGVVLQWAWAVFHILIITLQAFIFMMLTIVYLSMAHEENH encoded by the coding sequence ATGGCAGAAACAACCGCTTCGGGCTATATCCAGCACCACTTGCAGAACCTGACCTTCGGTCAGCTACCTAACGGCGGCTGGGGCTTTGCCCATACCGCAGCAGAAGCCAAAGAAATGGGCTTCTGGGCTTTCCACGTCGATACTCTCGGCTGGTCGGTCGCGTTGGGTCTGATCTTCGTTCTTCTTTTCCGCATGGCGGCAAAGAAAGCGACTTCGGGTCAGCCGGGTGCTTTGCAGAACTTCGTTGAAGTATTGGTCGAATTCGTCGATGGCAGCGTGAAAGACAGCTTCCATGGCCGTAGCCCGGTGATTGCACCGCTGGCACTGACCATCTTCGTCTGGGTGTTCCTGATGAACGCCGTCGACCTGGTACCGGTCGACTGGATTCCTCAGCTGGCCATCCTGATCTCCGGTGACCACCACATCCCGTTCCGCGCCGTGTCGACAACCGACCCGAACGCGACCCTGGGCATGGCGTTCTCGGTTTTCGCACTGATCATTTTCTATAGCATCAAGGTCAAGGGCTTCGGCGGCTTCATCGGCGAACTGACCCTGCACCCGTTCGGCAGCAAGAACATCTTCGTTCAAGCTCTGCTGATCCCGGTGAACTTCCTGCTGGAATTCGTGACCCTGATCGCCAAGCCGATCTCTCTGGCTCTGCGTCTGTTCGGCAACATGTATGCCGGCGAGCTGGTGTTCATTCTGATCGCTGTGATGTTCGGCAGCGGTCTGCTCTGGCTGAGCGGCCTGGGCGTTGTTCTGCAGTGGGCATGGGCTGTGTTCCACATCCTGATCATCACGCTGCAGGCGTTCATCTTCATGATGCTGACCATCGTCTACCTGTCGATGGCGCACGAAGAAAACCATTAA
- a CDS encoding F0F1 ATP synthase subunit I, which produces METRKPNRLPFHRLAVFPVLMAQFVILLIAALALWQWHGVVAGYSGLCGGLIALLPNVYFAHKAFRFSGARAAQSIVRSFYAGEAGKLILTAVLFALVFAGVKPLAPIAVFGAFVLTQSVSWFAPLLMRTRLSRP; this is translated from the coding sequence ATGGAAACCCGCAAGCCAAACCGCCTGCCGTTCCATCGCCTGGCGGTTTTTCCGGTGTTAATGGCTCAATTTGTCATTTTGCTCATTGCCGCTTTGGCGCTCTGGCAATGGCACGGAGTCGTTGCCGGATACTCGGGACTTTGCGGGGGCCTGATAGCCTTGCTGCCCAATGTTTATTTCGCTCACAAGGCATTTCGGTTTTCCGGCGCCCGAGCAGCCCAGTCCATCGTCCGGTCATTTTATGCCGGCGAGGCAGGCAAACTGATTTTGACGGCAGTGCTCTTTGCACTGGTGTTTGCAGGTGTGAAGCCACTGGCGCCGATAGCTGTATTCGGCGCGTTCGTGCTGACTCAGTCGGTCAGCTGGTTCGCTCCCCTGCTGATGAGAACAAGACTTTCGAGACCTTAG
- the atpG gene encoding F0F1 ATP synthase subunit gamma, with the protein MAGAKEIRSKIASIKSTQKITSAMEKVAVSKMRKAQMRMAASRPYAERIRQVIGHLANANPEYRHPFMIDREIKRVGYVVVSSDRGLCGGLNTNLFKALVKDMAVNRENGVEIDLCVVGSKGAAFFRNFGGNVVAAISHLGEEPSINDLIGSVKVMLDAYLDGRIDRLSVVSNKFINTMTQQPTVEQLIPLVATPDQDLKHHWDYLYEPDAKELLDGLMVRYVESQVYQAVVENNAAEQAARMIAMKNATDNAGDLISDLQLIYNKARQAAITQEISEIVGGAAAV; encoded by the coding sequence ATGGCAGGCGCAAAAGAGATTCGCAGTAAGATTGCGAGCATCAAAAGCACGCAAAAGATTACCAGCGCCATGGAAAAAGTGGCGGTCAGCAAAATGCGCAAGGCACAAATGCGCATGGCTGCTAGCCGTCCTTATGCGGAGCGTATCCGCCAGGTTATTGGGCATCTGGCCAACGCCAACCCGGAATACCGCCACCCGTTCATGATCGACCGCGAAATCAAGCGCGTTGGTTATGTTGTGGTGAGCAGTGACCGTGGTCTGTGCGGCGGCTTGAATACCAACCTGTTCAAGGCCCTGGTCAAGGACATGGCGGTAAACCGCGAAAACGGCGTCGAGATTGATCTGTGTGTCGTTGGTAGCAAGGGTGCGGCCTTTTTCCGTAACTTCGGCGGTAACGTCGTTGCAGCTATCAGCCACCTGGGTGAAGAGCCGTCGATCAATGACTTGATCGGCAGCGTCAAGGTGATGCTGGATGCCTACCTGGATGGCCGTATTGATCGCCTGTCCGTGGTGTCCAACAAGTTCATCAACACCATGACGCAACAGCCTACCGTGGAGCAGTTGATTCCACTGGTGGCCACCCCGGATCAGGATCTCAAGCACCACTGGGACTATCTCTACGAACCGGATGCCAAAGAGCTGCTTGACGGCTTGATGGTCCGCTACGTTGAGTCGCAGGTCTACCAGGCGGTGGTCGAGAACAACGCGGCTGAACAAGCTGCGCGGATGATCGCGATGAAGAACGCTACCGACAACGCCGGTGATTTGATCAGCGATTTGCAGCTGATCTACAACAAGGCGCGTCAGGCTGCGATCACCCAAGAGATCTCGGAAATCGTCGGCGGCGCTGCCGCGGTTTAA
- a CDS encoding F0F1 ATP synthase subunit B: MNINATLIGQSVAFLIFVLFCMKYVWPPVIAALHERQKKIADGLDAASRAARDLELAQEKAGQQLREAKAQAAEIIEQAKKRGNQIVEEAVEKARVDADRVKVQAQAEIEQELNSVKDKLRAQVGLLAVGGAEKILGATIDQNAHAELVNQLAAEI, from the coding sequence GTGAACATTAATGCGACCCTGATTGGCCAGTCCGTTGCGTTCCTGATTTTTGTACTGTTCTGCATGAAGTATGTATGGCCTCCGGTCATCGCTGCCCTGCACGAACGTCAAAAGAAGATCGCTGATGGTCTGGACGCTGCCAGCCGTGCAGCTCGCGACCTGGAGTTGGCCCAAGAAAAAGCGGGTCAGCAACTGCGCGAAGCGAAAGCTCAGGCAGCTGAAATCATCGAGCAAGCCAAGAAACGCGGTAACCAGATTGTCGAAGAGGCCGTTGAAAAGGCCCGTGTCGACGCTGACCGTGTGAAGGTTCAGGCTCAAGCCGAGATCGAACAGGAACTGAACAGTGTCAAAGACAAGCTGCGCGCCCAAGTGGGTTTGCTGGCTGTCGGCGGCGCCGAGAAGATCCTGGGTGCCACAATCGATCAAAACGCGCACGCAGAGCTGGTTAACCAACTGGCTGCTGAAATCTAA
- the atpE gene encoding F0F1 ATP synthase subunit C, protein METVVGLTAIAVALLIGLGALGTAIGFGLLGGKFLEGAARQPEMVPMLQVKMFIVAGLLDAVTMIGVGIALFFTFANPFVGQIAG, encoded by the coding sequence ATGGAAACTGTAGTTGGTCTAACCGCTATCGCTGTTGCACTGTTGATCGGCCTGGGCGCACTGGGTACCGCAATTGGTTTCGGCCTGCTGGGCGGCAAGTTCCTGGAAGGCGCAGCGCGTCAGCCAGAAATGGTTCCAATGCTGCAAGTTAAAATGTTCATCGTTGCCGGTCTGCTCGACGCCGTAACCATGATCGGTGTTGGTATCGCTCTGTTCTTCACCTTTGCGAACCCGTTCGTTGGTCAGATCGCTGGCTAA
- a CDS encoding F0F1 ATP synthase subunit delta: MAELTTLARPYAKAAFEHAQAHQQLANWSAMLGLAAAVSQDDTMQRVLKAPRLTSAEKAATFIDVCGDKFDAKAQNFINVVAENDRLPLLPEIAALFDLYKAEQEKSVDVEVTSAFALNQEQQDKLAKVLSARLNREVRLQVAEDAALIGGVVIRAGDLVIDGSIRGKIAKLAEALKS; the protein is encoded by the coding sequence ATGGCAGAACTGACCACGTTGGCCCGACCTTACGCTAAGGCGGCCTTCGAGCACGCTCAGGCCCACCAGCAACTGGCCAATTGGTCAGCCATGCTCGGCCTGGCTGCAGCGGTGTCACAAGACGACACCATGCAGCGCGTGCTCAAGGCCCCGCGACTGACGAGCGCAGAAAAGGCCGCCACGTTTATTGACGTGTGCGGCGACAAGTTTGATGCCAAGGCACAGAACTTCATCAATGTCGTTGCCGAAAACGACCGTCTCCCGCTTCTGCCGGAGATTGCCGCTCTTTTCGACCTTTACAAGGCCGAACAAGAGAAGTCGGTAGACGTTGAAGTGACCAGTGCTTTTGCATTGAACCAAGAACAGCAAGACAAACTCGCCAAGGTTCTCAGTGCACGACTCAACCGGGAAGTGCGCCTGCAAGTTGCGGAGGATGCTGCCCTTATAGGTGGTGTCGTTATCCGCGCCGGCGACCTGGTTATCGATGGCTCGATTCGCGGCAAAATCGCGAAACTTGCCGAAGCATTGAAATCTTGA